atcccagttcgctttcgcctctcttcatagctgagccgccttttagttcttttcgtcccgaccgcagaggtgcatctgcgatcaggagagcaggtctccggaacccttcgtcttctagatcctgcaccgggagagggcgaataaggtttttgggaagcgtcttcacgcgactagtcgtgatcttctgacatcgtcgactcagctgatcctggcgcgcgccaacaatcagtaagtctaatcagtacgcattatctgatttggcttttatttcagttcttctgatttggtcatgatttatattcggaatttaatttggaatttgtctaattattcaacacaaCCAAACTGGCGCGCGCACGATGTATCGCCAAACATTTATTCAGCTAGCTAGTTGAGTAAAATTCGTCTTCTGGAGAGGGAAAATTGGAGCTGGGCCTACGGCAAGCCCGAGCCCTTCTCCCTGGCCTCCCTCATGTTCCGCTCCCGCTCTACCCTGTCCACATCCCGCGCGATCCGGTCCCGCTCCTTCACGGCGGCGTCCACGTCCTCCGCGTCGGGGACCACGCGCTCCTTGACGCCGTGCGCGGTGTCCTTGGCCGCGTCCCAGGTGCTCCGCGCCGCCTGCTTCGCCATGTCCCCGATGGCCTGCGCCGTCTCGGCCACCTTCCCCGCGCCCTCCTTGGTCAtctccaccaccttctccccgTACGACGCGGTCCCCTCCACGGCCCGGTCCTTGGCCTCCCCGGCCCTGTCCATGGCGCGCCCCGCCGCCTCCCCGGTCCGGTCCTTGGCCGCcttcgccgccccctgcgcccGGTCCGCGGCCTCGTGTCCCGCCTccttggcccgctccttcacgtgCCCCGCCCTGTCCGCGGCCTCCCGCGCCGCGTCACGCGTCTCGTTCTTCGCTCGCTCCGTCGCCCGGGACGCCGTGTCCGCGGCGTCCTCCGCCACGCCCTTCGCCTGGTCCTTGGCCcgctcggccatgcccgacgcctGGTCCGCCACGCGGCCGGCCTTGTCCTGCGCCCTGCTCTTCGTCTCCCCGGCCATCCTCTTGGCGTGCTCCTTGGCGTCCCCGGTGGCGTCCTTCGCCTCCTCCGCCGCGTCCTTGTACTTGTCCCCTATTTCTCTCCGGTCTTCCGGCGCGTTGTCGTATGCCTGAGCAAACATGCGTGTCAGATTCGCACAATTACGTACCGCTAGGCGCCTAGCGGTGACCCGGCAGTGAGCATATACCTGGGACGATCTTGGCGCAGCCTGCAAGCAGAGGCGGGTCCAGGTCGCTGCCTGCGGGCGCGGCGGAAGGAAGCACGCCGGCATGGGAAGAGCCTGCATGCCAGCAGCGTTGCCGTTACCGGTGAGCTTTGCGGCGCCGGCGACGCGCGCGCCTCCGAGCAGCATGGCAGCCATCAGCCTGGACATAGACGACGACGTCGACGACTAATTAACAGGCGAGACAGTGCGTTGACGTGAGGTCTTGGATTTGGATCAACGAGCTACCAATTGTGGATGGGTTTCAGGGATCAATGAGCTTGCAAGCGGAGACTGTGCGCTGTTTATAAAGGAGCCAAGGAGGTGGAGCTGACGAGACGAGGGGAGGTGACACGTCCAAAGACACGTTGCGGTACAAGCTCCGGAAGAGGACACGTGCCGACGCATCCGGCGCTCTGCTGTGTGTTGCTGTCCCGCCGCGGGAGGAACAGTCGCGCCAAGTCAATCCATTCAGAGCTTGCGCGGCGATCTGTAAGAAAGTTCAGGAAGGTATGCACTTCCTCCGTTTAAAACCAGCAGTCGTCCTTCATTTCGTCAAGAATTTAGTCTATTCACTATTGTTTCTTGGCGTCTTGGCACAAATGTAAAGTATGGTTGCTCATTCTTAATTTCTTGTCCATTTTTTATCAGTATAATGGTTAAGTTTTGTTGCGGCAGAAGAATCTGCTTGAGTTTAGCTCTGAGAATTTCAACTTGGTATGGGAATACGGATACGTATCTGCGGCTAATTATTCTGAAAGAAGCGCCCGTCAATGTGATTAGCGTCTGTACTACACTTTTTGAAGACAGAGAAAAAGTTCAGATCGTTTTGCCAGCTCCTCGGTTAATACCAAACCGGCGAGTTATTCAGACGAAGAACAATCTCTCAACTGCAAAACCAACTGGACGTTCGAAGATAACCATTTCCGTCGCCTCCTCCACCATTGCATGCAACGATACAGCAACCCACTTCGCCGGCGGCCGGCGCCAGGCGCCACAACAACACAATGAATCGTGAACGAAAATCTCCTCCTTCCACCTCCATAAAAAGCCCTCCCGAGCTCACATTTCATTTCTGGGAGCAGAAGCACATCTGATCGGCCACGGCCAGAAGAACGCGCGCGGCAAACGTTAGCAAGCGCTGGCTCGGCGTGAGCTAGCGGTCGCCGCGCGCGCGCAAGCACAATGGAGcctacgacgacgatgacgatcagCTGCAGGAGCAGGACGCAGCCGCCGGGCGATAGGTGGAGCAGGTGTTCGAGGGGGAGCCGGTGCCGACACCGTCGGAGATGTTCACGGCGCGGTCGGTGGCCGTCGGCGCTGTCCTAGGCGCCACGCTCAGCGTCGTGGCCATCAAGCTCACCCTCACCTCGGGGGTACATCCAGTTCCTCACCGTCCCCGCAGGGCTCCTGGGCTTCTTCCTCTCTCGCATCTGGACGCGCCTGCTGGACGGCTGCGAGGTGCCGCAGCTCCCCTTCACCCGCCAGGAGAATGCCGTCATCTAGACCTTCGTCGTCGCCTAGCTGCTTGTTAGCAGAGGCAGGGGAGAGAGATTTCGTggagcagaagaagaagaaggatagCGGGGAAGCAGACAGTGgtcttattatatatatatatatatatatatatatatatatatatatatatatatatatatatatatatatagtcgattgctcgtgcgttgcgacggcttacaacaatatccacgtaaactatccataaaaaaattcaagattttttattgattgtctccgctctctgtacaatattttttttgatttggctaactgatgttattgtttactccatgcaatatgttttggtacaacacggccaatgaagtgagcgattagaaaagagttcacaacgactgactgaataaacagagattataaaatgacataattccatcatacagagaccaaataagacaaagtttgtgagctcaagtttctaaaataagtccaatgaagtcaaacttataaaaaaagatatatcaaaatatggagtgattgctaaaagtCACGCATCAattaaaactggatgcgctccatataaattatgctacttcgtagaaattactaacgtttaaaaccaacaaataacctttcattttgttgttagtgtgacaaatcattgttgctccatccaattcagcaacctcaaacaccatgtagtccattgcgccaacatggtctcagaaacgacctaatgtttgcaagagccaagaacgtcgtgccggtgcttgggctgtagcctcggcccgtagtgttggcccgacccgacacgattttttttattttacaaaaaaatgtatatacctatatacaatttatattcaatattaaaaacattttaGCATTATGTtttactggttagacagcttcatcCAGTGTCTCCTGTCCTTCTTCCATCAGGACATGGTGTaccgtttttaacattttacgctgatttaattaaatgagtcgacgggctaacgggctggcccgacacagttagcaggctgacatgacgtgcctgggccatagttgtggcccgcgtgcatttAGCCCGTGCCGGACGCCGTTTGACCATCTATAGACGTGCAgcgaattaatttgaaatagttttgaggggttatttgtaaaaagatgacgcatgacgaccgttgaaactggtgctttaagtatagtatagatatttCACTACTGCCTCAGCCATTCTGGCCCACACACACGCACATTGGGCTTGCGAACTCGACTTGCCACTCGCGGCCCATTCACAGAAGGTGTCTTCCCAGCCGCGCCTTCATCAGCCACCGACGTCGCGTCTTCTTCAGCTACACCTTCCACTGGAGAGTCCGTGGGTGGAGTCCTGACATTCCCCCCTTTAAAGAACCTGCTTGTCCCCAAGCAGGCGCGCGAGGAAAGGCTTGCCGCAAAGCAGTAGTATCCTCCCATGTTGCCAGAGATGCCGGCAAACCGGACCACTGAACCAACACTTGAGTTTGACCATCAGATGCCAGGCGACGTCGCAACACACGCTGGGGTATCTGAAAACTGTCCAAGGAATCAGGTAACCGAGCAACAGAAGTAGCATCCGGCACCGCGCGCTTCAGCTGGGACACGTGAAAGACAGGATGAATAGTGGAGGACGCCGGCAATTCCAATTTGTAGGCCACAAATCCCACTGTTGACAACACCTTGAAGGGCCCAAAGAAACGGAAGGCCAGCTTCTGGTTAGCACGATGGGCGAGCGAAGACTGAACATAAGGTTAAAGCCGGACATAGACCATATCACCAATTTGAAAGGAACGCTCAGACCTCTTCTTATCAGCCTGCACCTTCATGCGAAGTTGGGCACGAGCCAAATGCTGTTTGACTAAATCCATCATGACTTTCTTCTCCTCTATCCATTCCTGCAGTGAGGGAATCGGACAGACAGCAGAAGACTCTACTCCAAAGTGACGAGGAGCGTAACCATACAAGACCTCAAAGGGAGAAAAACCAAGGCTGAGTGCCAACTGGAATTATACCAAAACTCAGCTAAATAGAGCCAATCCACCCATTTGCTGGGGCAAGCATTCACAAAGCACCTCAAATATGTTTCCATGCACTGATTCACacgttcagtctgaccgtctgattGTGGATGATACGCAGAACTCATGTTGAGAGAAACCCCTGCCAATGAAAAGAGTGTATTCCACAACTGACTGGTGAAAATACGATCCCTGTCAGATATAATTGACGTAGGCAAACCATGCAACTTTTAAATGTTCTGCATGAAGACATGAGCAACTGAAGCTGCTGTGAATGGATGTCGTAAGGGAATTAAGTGGCTAAACTTGGAAAATTTATCCACCACCACTAAGACACAATTCTTGCCATGAGACGGAGGAAGGCCTTCCACAAAATCAAGGCTCACTGTTCGCCAGGCGCCGTCGGGTATAGCCAAAGGCTGGAGCAGTCCTGGGTACCTGCTCCTGTCGGGCTTGGCTTGTAAACAAATAGAGCATGCCGAAACAAAGTCTTGTACACTCTTCTTGAGACCTGACCAGGAAAATAGCTGCTTGATGCGCCTGTAAGTGACTGGAATACCAGAATGACCACCGAGAGGAGAACTATGCATAGCAGCCAAAATGGAACGCTGAAGAGAATCATTCCGGCCAACCCAGAGTCGACCTTTAAAGCGAACCAGACCATCAGAAAGGGAAAAATTGGGAACAACAGTGTTGTCAACAGCCAGCTTGGTGAGAATGTCTTTGGATTCTGGATCACTCAAATATCCATCCTGTAACGCCTGACACCATTGTGGAGTGGATACTGAAACAGCATACAAGGAAACCAGTGGGTGAGCTCTTCTGGACAACGCATCGGCTTGACCATTTTCAGGACCCTCCTTGTACACAATacggttgtcggggaccataattaggggtaccctcgagacccctaaatctcagctggtaacccccatcagcacaaagctgcaaaggcctgatgggtgcgattaagacaaggatcggtccattcaagggacatgatcgtgcctcgcccgagcctagcctcgggcaagggaagccgaccccggagaacctacgtctcgctcgaggaccccccctccagcaacgggcacactaccggctcgcccgaggcccagtcttcaccgagaagcaaccttggccacatcgccacgccaaccgaccaaatcgcaggggcatttaatgcaaaggtggttgggcacctttatcctgacgcacgccccccagtcgacagagccgaagtgaccgcagtcacttcgccgctctattgaccggtctgacaagaggacagcgccgcctgcgccgctccgactgctaagccacccgacagagtgaggctaatagcagccaaggccggcctcgggcgtcataggaaactccgcctcgcccgaccccagggctcggactcgggctcagccccggaagacggcgaactccgctccgcccgacccagggctcggactcgggctcagccccggaagacggcgaactccgctccgcccgacccagggctcggacatgggctcaaccccggaagacgacgaactccgcctcgcctgaccccagggctcggacatgggctcaaccccggaagacgacgaactctgctccgcttgacccagggctcggacttgggctcagccccaggagacgacggactccgcttcgcccgaccccagggctcggactcagccctggcctcagccgacggtctccgcctcgcccgacccaggggctcggactcgaccacggccacggaagacagactcgacctcgacctcggaggagcctccacatctcccaacctagggcgcggaccgaccacgtcgacaggaggcgccatcattaccctaccccgagctgactcaagctacggggaaaaagaccggcgtcccatctggctcgctccgccagataggcaatgatggcgccccgcacgctctgtgacgacggcggctctcggcccccttacggaagcaagaggacgtcagcaaggactcgacagccccgacagctgtcctcccgccaggctccagcgctcctccgacggccacgacaccacacgaaccgggtgccaaaacctctccggctgccacgacggcatgtacttagggcgctagctctcctccgctagacacgtagcactctgctacactcccattgtacacctggatcctctccttacgcctataaaaggaaggaccagggccctcttacgggggggttggcccgcgcggggaaggacggggcgACGCTcgtgcaaggccgctcgctcccactcccgcgtggacgcttgtatccccctactgcaagcgcacccgactcaggcgcggggctaacacgaaggccgcgggatccgctctctcacgcctgcctccctccggctgcctcctttccccccttcgcgttccgcctcgcgtcgacccatctgggctggggcacgcggcgacgattcactcgtcggtccagggacccccccgggtttcgaaacaccgacagttggcgcaccaggtaggggcctgctgcgtgttgacgaacagcttcccgtcaagctccagatgggcagtctccagcaacctttccggccctggacggtgctccgtttcgagaatcttgagttcatgtccctcgacggcagctacgacatgatactccttccctcgccgcgcgacagcgacaatggcggtcgacaacccgctcgccggcggggaaatcgacgacgccttccccacgtggtggaaggacgacattcgggcttgtcccgtcccctcccccgtcgacgaaggaggagacggggcaaccaaggccaagcgggaagcggcacctcgttggctgtcgagcgagttgacggcgccggcgccccaacggagggcgcgtcgggcatcgatctcgcgtctgagacgaagacgagcgtcgcctccccgcaacacgccaatctcgagcaaacgcacgacgccagcacgctcgcgaaggacttgctgggcatcaccctcgtacctgagacaacggtgcagtcagtcccagacgcgacctcgtcaccgactgtcgaccgaaaggtaccgaccatTCCCATCTCGtgtcttttggattcggcctcgacccaccaagcgactccgcttcggtgagcactctcttagaggtgagtccaaaccctctagggtatcgcgtgcggtcaccctgggaccgactgacggctgactcgacctacgagccctcggggtccgaggaagatggcgagcccgacctctgttgggatttctccggacttggtaaccccaatgtcgtgcgggacttcatgaccgcatgagacaactgcctttccgactgttctgacggcagccgcggcctcgacaatgaggaccgcggcccaagtcgtgaatgtttccacgtcgatctagggggtcccggcgaaggcaaccatcttggtatgctggaaaacggtgatccccctaggcccgcgcctcgcgttgacatccttcgggagctagctgtggtccccgtcccggcggggggtcctgacccacagctcgagcaaatccgcgagaggcaggccaggctcgacgagggagtaggaacgcttgtgccgatccgccgggacatcgggcaggaatgggcggtccaacccccggtcggagaagcgcgtcatcttccCCAGGACATccaacaccgcatcgccgacgacgtcagggtgaggccgccgtcggattccagcggagtcggccagaacctggctgcagcggcaatactcctctgcgcgatgccggagccatcaaccaccgaggggcggcgtatccagggagagctcaagaatctcctggaagacgccgcggtccgacgggccgaaagctctgcctcccgaaggcaggggttcccctcggaacatcgcgccgcgacttcccgattcatgcgggaagcctcggtccactccgggcgcacgcgcaacatagcgcctgcggccccgggtcgcctcggcaacaagcgtcatcatcacagccgtcgggcccacctcgacgatagagcgcgccgaggctaccaccccaggcgtgggggacgctacgacagcggggaggatcggagtccttcgcccgaaccacccggtccacaggctttcagccgcgccatacgacgggcaccattcccgacccagttccgaaccccaactactatcacaaagtactcaggggaaacgagactggaactatggctcgcggactatcggctggcctgccaactgggtggaacggacgacgacaacctcatcatccgcaacctccccctgttcctctccgacaccgctcgagcctggctggagcacctgcccccggggcagatctccaactgggacgacctggtccaagccttcgccggcaatttccagggcacgtacgtgcgccctggaaacttctgggatctccgaagctgccgccagcagccgagagagtatctccgggactacatccggtgattctcgaagcagcgcacagagctgcccaacgtcaccgattcagatgtcatcggcgcgttcctcaccggcaccacctgccgcgacctggtgagcaagctgggtcgcaagacccccaccagggcgagcgagctgatggacatctccaccaagttcgcctctggccaggaggcggttgaggccattttccggaaggacaagcagccccagggccgcccaccggaagatgctcctgaggcgttaactcagcgcggcgccaagaagaagggcaagaagaagtcgcaagcgaaacgcgacgccgccgacgcagaccttgttgccgccaccgagcacaagaacccttggaaacctcccggaggtgccaacctcttcgacaagatactcaaggagccgtgcccctatcatcaggggcccgtcaagcacacccttgaggagtgtgccatgcttcgacgacacttccacaaggccgggccacccgcggagggtggcaaggccctcgacgacgcgaaggaggaagatcacaaggcaggagggttccccgaggtccgcgactgcttcatgatctacggcgggcaagtggtgaacgcctcggctcgacaccgcaagcaagggcgtcgggaggtctgctcggtaaaggtgacggcgccagtctacctagactggtccgacaagcccatcaccttcgaccaggccgaccatccaggccacgtgccgagcccggggagatacccactcgttgtcgaccccatcatcggcaacgtcaggctcaccaaggtcctcatggacggaggcagcggcctcaacatcatctacgccgagaccctcgggctcctgcggatcgatttgtcctcggtccggacgggcgctgcgcctttccacgggattgtccccgggaagcgcgttcaaaccctcggacaactcgacctacccgtctgcttcgggacgccctccaactttcgaaaggagaccctcacgttcgaagtggtcgggtttcgaggaacctaccacgcagtgctggggaggccatgctacgccaagttcatggccgtccccaactacacctacctcaagctcaagatgctgggccccaatggggtcattaccgtcgggcccacgtaccgacacgcatacgaatgcgatgtggagtgcgtggagtacgccaatgccctcgccgaatccgaggccctcatcgctgacctggagagcctctctagggaggcgcccgacgtgaagcgccacgccggcaacttcgaaccagcggagacggtcaagtctgtccctctcgacccctgcaacgacgcctccaagcagatccggatcggctccgagctcgaccccaaataggaagcagtgctcgtcgactttctccgcgcaaacgtcgatgttttcgtgtggagtccctcggacatgcccggcataccgagggaagtcgccgagcactctctAGATAttcgagctggggcccgacccgtgaagcgacctctgcgccgattcgacgaagaaaagcgcagagccataggcgaggagatccacaagctactggcggcagggttcatcaaagaggtattccatcccgaatggcttgccaaccctgtgcttgtgagaaagaaaggggggaaatggcggatgtgtgtagactacactggtctaaacaaagcatgtccgaagattccctaccctctgcctcgcatcgatcagatcgtggattccactgctgggtgcgaaaccctgtctttcctcgatgcctactcagggtatcatcatatcaggatgaaagagtccgaccagctcgcgacttcattcatcacacccttcggcatgtactgctatgttacaatgccgtttggtttgaggaacgcgggggcaacgtaccagcgatgtctgaaccatgtgtttggtgaacacatcggccgaacggtcgaggcctacgtcgatgacatcgtagtcaagacgaggaaggcctccgacctcctttccgaccttgaagcgatgtTCCGATGTCtcgaggcgaaaggcgtgaagcttaatcccgaaaagtgtgtcttcggggtcccccgaggcatgctcttggggttcatcgtctccgagcggggcatcgaagccaacccggagaagattgcagccatcaccagcatggggccaatcaaggacttgaaaggcgtacagagggtcatgggatgtctcgcggctctgagccgcttcatctcccgcctcggcgaaagaggtctgcctctgtaccacctcttaagaaaagctgagtgcttcgcttggactcccgaggccgaggaagccctcgggaacctgaaggcgctcctcacgaacgcgcccatcttggtgccccccccccGTTGCTGGAGGAgcaggctaaaatagcctcggggcgaacaacggttcccctggacgccTTCACCCGAGAcccgcatcaaccctccgtcaagatcgacaacacgcccgagcccgaggcgccctcagcccagcccgaggcaccctcggctcggcccggggaatcctcggttcagcccgaggtgccctcggcccccgagggcgagacactgcgtgtcgaggaggagcgaagcggggtcacgcctaatcaaaactggcacaccccgtacctgaaatatctccaccgaggagagctacccctcgaccgagccgaggctcggcggttggcgcgacgcgccaagtcgttcgtcttgctgggagatgggaaggagctctaccaccgcagcccctcgggcatcccccagcaatgcatttccatcgccgaaggtcaggaactcctacaagagatacactcgggggcttgcgaccatcgcgcagcaccccgagcccttgttggagacgCCTTCCGAAAAGGTCTCTAAtgaccgacggcggtggccgacgccacccgAATTGTCCACACCCGCGAAGGgcatcagttctacgcaaggcagacccacccctCGCGgaagacacccgggggctacacgcacccctgggaagggccgctcgtcatcgccaaagttctgaagcccggaataaacaaactggccgacagtcaaggcgaggtctgcaccaacatttggaacgtctaacagctacgtcgcctctgagagcacctagagggggggtgaataggtgatcctgtaaaacttcaaaacttaagccacaaaaacttgttaagtgttagcacaattatggccaagtggctagagaggagtcaaaacacaataaccacaagaaatcaatcacagagatgacacggtggttatcccgtggttcggccaagtacaaaacttgcctactccacgttgtggcgtcccaacggacgagagttgcactcaactcctctcaagtgatccaatgatcaacttgaataccacggtgttcttgcttttcttttctcaatcccgtttgcgaggaatctccacaacttggagcctctcgcccttacaaaagatgttcacagagaatcacggagcaagggagggaatgagcaacgcacacaagacttcaaaagatcagagcaacacgcacacaagcagcaataagagctcgcaacacaactcaaagagtacacaactccacaagagctctatatgctatcacaatgaatcgaatgcgctagatcaatgtcttggtgcttagaaaggttgtaggaatgcttggtgtactcctccatgcgcctaggggtcccttttatacccccaaggcagctaggagccgttgagaacacatctggaaggctatccttgccttctgtcgtcgggcgcaccggacagtccggtgcacaccggacactgtccggtgcccgatttatttccataaacagcgcatccgaccgttgctgtctgttgcagatctgcgcacagttggcgcaccggacatgtccggtgcacaccggacagtccggtgtatctttccgaccgttggctcggccacgtgtcgcgcgccgatcgcgcggccgaccgttggcccggccgaccgttggctcaccggacagtccggtgcacaccggacagtccggtgaattttagccgaagtcgccggagaaaaacccgagagcggctggtttgctccacgctggtctggcacaccggacactgtccggtgcacaccggacagtccggtgccccagcccgaaacagcct
This portion of the Zea mays cultivar B73 chromosome 2, Zm-B73-REFERENCE-NAM-5.0, whole genome shotgun sequence genome encodes:
- the LOC100280469 gene encoding embryonic protein DC-8 precursor, yielding MSRLMAAMLLGGARVAGAAKLTGNGNAAGMQALPMPACFLPPRPQAATWTRLCLQAAPRSSQAYDNAPEDRREIGDKYKDAAEEAKDATGDAKEHAKRMAGETKSRAQDKAGRVADQASGMAERAKDQAKGVAEDAADTASRATERAKNETRDAAREAADRAGHVKERAKEAGHEAADRAQGAAKAAKDRTGEAAGRAMDRAGEAKDRAVEGTASYGEKVVEMTKEGAGKVAETAQAIGDMAKQAARSTWDAAKDTAHGVKERVVPDAEDVDAAVKERDRIARDVDRVERERNMREAREKGSGLP